The following nucleotide sequence is from Anaerococcus sp. Marseille-Q7828.
AGGACTTGGAAATGGTACAAGTTTAATAATCTTTATGGGTATTATAGCTTCATTTCCAAAAACTATCGCTCGTTGGAAAGACCAAGTTCACTATGGACTAGTAGGTTACTTACCAATAGTAATCATGGTTATTCTAGTAATCTTAATAGTAATGAGCGTAGTATTAATATCAGAAGGTGAAAGAAAGATTCCAGTCCAATACGCCAAAAGAGTTGTTGGACGTAAGATGTATGGTGGCCAATCTACTCACATCCCAGTAAAAGTAAACATGGGCGGAGTAATGCCAATAGTATTTGCATCAGCAGTACTAGCAATACCATCAACTGTTTCCTTATTCTTTGGAAATGGTGGTCAATCTGGAATAACAAATTTCTTCCAAAATACAACAGTTGGATTTATACTATACTTAGTAATCCAATCTGCACTAATATTAATATTTGCTTACTTCTACAATCAAATTCAATTTAACACTGTAGAATATGCAAAACAACTTCAACAAAACGGTGGTTTCGTACCTGGAATTAGACCTGGTAAACCAACCAGTGACTACTTAGGAAAAGTTGCAACAAGAATCACATTCATTGGTTCGATTGCACTAGCCCTACTAACAATAATTCCAGCAATAGCTTCAAAATTACTAGGACTATCAATATCATTTGGTGGATCATCAGTAATAATCGTAGTAGGTGTAATAATCGAAACAATCAAACAACTTGAAGCAATGATGACTATGAAGCAATATAAAGGGTTTTTAAATAGGTAAAAGATGAATATAATTTTGTTAGGGCCTCCAGGAGCTGGTAAAGGTACACTTTCAAGCAAAATCATTGAAAACAAACAAGCAGTTCAAATATCAACTGGAGACATATTTAGATATAATATTTCAAATGAAACTGAACTTGGTTTAAAAGCAAAAGCTTACATGGATAAGGGAGAATTGGTCCCAGATGAACTAACAATAGATTTATTGTGGGACAAATTCGATAGCCTTGGTGAAGATCACAAGGACTCAATAATACTATTTGATGGATTTCCAAGAACCATAAGCCAAGCAAAAGCTTTGGATGATGGAATGGAAGAAAGAAATCAAAAGATAGATATGGTAATCTACTTTGATGTAGACGATGAAATCTTAATCCAAAGACTAACAGGAAGAAGAACTTGCCCAAAATGTGGAGCAACCTACCATATCACAAACAATCCACCAAAAATAGAAGATGTTTGCGACAAATGTGGAACTAAGTTAATCCAAAGAGCAGATGATACAATTGAAACTGTTAAAAATAGAATCGATGTATACAACAAACAAACCTCTGTACTCATTGAATATTACACAAATAAAGGTATATTAAAGAGTATTGATGGCACCAAAAAACCAGATCTTGTATACAAAGAATTCGAAGATAAGTTAGGGGAAATTAA
It contains:
- a CDS encoding adenylate kinase, encoding MNIILLGPPGAGKGTLSSKIIENKQAVQISTGDIFRYNISNETELGLKAKAYMDKGELVPDELTIDLLWDKFDSLGEDHKDSIILFDGFPRTISQAKALDDGMEERNQKIDMVIYFDVDDEILIQRLTGRRTCPKCGATYHITNNPPKIEDVCDKCGTKLIQRADDTIETVKNRIDVYNKQTSVLIEYYTNKGILKSIDGTKKPDLVYKEFEDKLGEIN
- the secY gene encoding preprotein translocase subunit SecY, with translation MLETIKKASKEPEIKKKFWFTILMLVIYRLGNNIPIPFIDPQALRDAYSNVEGTLVDYLNMLTGGGLSTLSIFALGVQPYITSSIVMQLLTVVIPRLEELTREGEQGRKQIQKYTRYMTIVLAIFQAIAVTNGLYGSALSNATAFQKIVMNVVLIGGTMFVTWMGETITEKGLGNGTSLIIFMGIIASFPKTIARWKDQVHYGLVGYLPIVIMVILVILIVMSVVLISEGERKIPVQYAKRVVGRKMYGGQSTHIPVKVNMGGVMPIVFASAVLAIPSTVSLFFGNGGQSGITNFFQNTTVGFILYLVIQSALILIFAYFYNQIQFNTVEYAKQLQQNGGFVPGIRPGKPTSDYLGKVATRITFIGSIALALLTIIPAIASKLLGLSISFGGSSVIIVVGVIIETIKQLEAMMTMKQYKGFLNR